In the Paralichthys olivaceus isolate ysfri-2021 chromosome 17, ASM2471397v2, whole genome shotgun sequence genome, one interval contains:
- the plag1 gene encoding zinc finger protein PLAG1, whose product MATGTQGHRDHILEKAKLTPPTGRRRRAEGKPKKNFPCQECQKAFNSLEKLKVHSYSHTGERPYRCSHPDCTKAFVSKYKLLRHMATHSPEKNHKCSYCEKMFHRKDHLKNHLHTHDPYKEAFTCQECGKSYNTKLGFKRHLALHAANSGDLTCQVCLQPFPSTGILLEHLKTHAGKSSGGTKEKKHRCEHCERRFYTRKDVRRHMVVHTGRKDFLCQYCAQRFGRKDHLTRHMKKSHPQELLRVKTEPADSLEPIVYDLASGDIKGELPGMLTPRPHQLNMYTGPVLDTEPFPTPPHPFSLKYPLGSNFTSYTVSSLEREQNLKGELETYLMELQSSMPSSSSAAQEPQLSSSKLELETQISGLEEGSEEVSLSKMSTSVAAATAGDSLASSSSLMDFSQLFNFLPLNGPPYNQAGGSGGQGVAYQPNEEPTPLVQLPPQSSEGPEAVETPLQGLPSSFISNLSTPTTLPRFHQAFQ is encoded by the exons ATGGCTACAGGGACCCAGGGCCACCGTGACCACATCTTGGAGAAAGCCAAGCTCACGCCACCCACAGGGAGGCGCAGGAGAGCAGAGGGGAAGCCGAAGAAGAATTTCCCCTGCCAGGAGTGTCAGAAGGCGTTCAACAGTCTGGAGAAGTTGAAGGTGCACTCGTATTCTCACACAGGAGAAAGACCCTACCGCTGCTCCCACCCTGACTGCACCAAGGCTTTCGTCTCCAAATACAAGCTGCTACG GCATATGGCAACTCACTCGCCAGAAAAAAACCACAAGTGTTCATACTGTGAGAAAATGTTCCACCGCAAGGATCACTTAAAGAATCATCTACACACTCATGACCCATACAAGGAGGCATTCACCTGTCAGGAGTGTGGCAAGAGCTACAACACCAAGCTGGGCTTCAAACGCCACCTCGCCCTCCACGCTGCCAACAGTGGAGATCTCACCTGCCAAGTGTGCCTGCAGCCATTTCCTAGCACCGGGATTCTTCTAGAGCACCTCAAAACACATGCTGGCAAGTCCTCTGGCGGGACCAAAGAGAAAAAGCATCGCTGCGAGCATTGTGAGCGGCGATTCTACACCCGTAAAGACGTACGACGCCACATGGTGGTGCACACGGGACGCAAGGATTTCCTTTGTCAATACTGTGCCCAGCGCTTCGGTAGGAAGGACCACCTGACACGTCACATGAAGAAGAGCCACCCCCAGGAGCTGCTGAGGGTAAAAACTGAGCCAGCTGATTCGCTGGAGCCTATTGTCTACGACTTGGCTTCTGGGGACATCAAGGGTGAACTCCCTGGAATGTTGACGCCAAGGCCCCACCAGCTCAACATGTACACAGGCCCCGTCCTGGACACAGAGCCCTTCCCCACACCCCCACACCCCTTTTCTTTAAAGTACCCACTGGGCTCCAACTTTACCTCATACACCGTCTCCTCACTGGAGCGGGAGCAGAATCTAAAGGGAGAACTGGAGACCTACCTGATGGAGCTGCAGAGCAGCATGCCCTCCTCATCGTCTGCAGCCCAAGAACCCCAACTCTCCTCCTCCAAACTAGAGTTGGAGACTCAAATTAGCGGGCTGGAGGAAGGGAGCGAGGAGGTGTCCTTGTCCAAAATGTCCACTTCAGTTGCAGCAGCCACTGCAGGTGACTCTCTggcctcatcctcctctctgatgGACTTCTCACAGCTTTTCAACTTCCTTCCGCTCAATGGGCCTCCGTACAACCAGGCAGGGGGCAGCGGGGGGCAGGGCGTTGCCTATCAACCCAACGAAGAGCCCACACCTCTCGTCCAGCTGCCCCCCCAGTCGTCTGAAGGCCCAGAGGCTGTAGAGACGCCACTTCAAGggctcccctcctccttcatttCCAACCTGAGCACACCCACCACACTGCCCCGATTCCACCAAGCTTTTCAGTGA
- the mos gene encoding proto-oncogene serine/threonine-protein kinase mos has product MPSPIPVTRLLPKDIYPFLDIGTCSSPLTKHSHGSTLQVPVQRLHGRVASRLWSSVIHWKELRSMQPVGSGGFGSVYKAEYLGDTVALKKVKKCTKNKLASRQSFWAELNAAHLRHRNVVRVIAATTCVPADFGDESSIGTILMEFVGSRNLQQIIYGCEELGEDRWLRYSTDIAQGLRFLHSHSVVHLDIKPANVLVSNEDVCKIVDFGCSLKLDRGCETSTIAPHLSHMGGTYTHRAPELLKGEEVSPKADIFSFGITLWQLITREQPYTGDRQYVVYAMVAYNLRPSVQDYPVFRSEQGRLCSTLLSRCWSGEATCRPSAQELLPYLEQVRSQI; this is encoded by the coding sequence ATGCCCTCTCCGATCCCTGTGACCCGCCTGCTCCCCAAAGACATCTACCCCTTTCTGGACATCGGGACCTGCAGCAGCCCACTGACCAAACACTCGCACGGCTCCACCTTACAGGTTCCCGTCCAGCGGCTGCACGGTAGAGTGGCCAGCAGGCTCTGGTCCTCTGTGATCCACTGGAAGGAGCTGCGGTCCATGCAGCCAGTGGGCTCCGGGGGATTCGGCTCCGTCTACAAGGCGGAGTACCTCGGGGACACCGTCGCGCTGAAGAAAGTCAAGAAATGCACAAAGAACAAGCTGGCGTCCCGACAGAGCTTCTGGGCCGAGCTGAACGCGGCACACCTGCGCCACAGAAACGTCGTGCGCGTCATCGCGGCCACCACCTGCGTCCCGGCGGATTTTGGAGATGAGAGCAGCATCGGGACGATCCTGATGGAGTTTGTTGGGAGCAGGAATCTGCAACAGATCATCTACGGCTGTGAAGAGCTGGGGGAGGACCGCTGGCTCAGGTACTCCACGGACATCGCGCAAGGCCTGCGGTTCCTTCACTCGCACAGCGTTGTGCATCTGGACATAAAGCCAGCCAACGTGCTGGTGTCCAATGAAGACGTCTGCAAAATCGTTGATTTCGGCTGCTCTCTCAAACTGGACCGTGGGTGTGAGACGAGCACCATCGCCCCCCACCTGAGCCACATGGGCGGTACGTACACGCACAGGGCCCCTGAGCTGCTTAAGGGCGAGGAGGTGTCTCCTAAAGCGGACATCTTCTCCTTCGGGATCACCCTGTGGCAGCTGATCACCAGAGAGCAGCCCTACACTGGCGACAGGCAATACGTGGTCTATGCGATGGTGGCGTACAATCTGCGGCCGTCTGTGCAGGACTACCCGGTGTTCCGCTCGGAGCAGGGGCGACTGTGTAGCACTCTGTTGAGCCGGTGCTGGAGCGGAGAGGCCACATGCAGACCCAGTGCTCAAGAGCTGCTGCCATACCTGGAGCAGGTGCGCTCCCAGATATGA
- the steap2 gene encoding metalloreductase STEAP2 — MDSISMMGGSRSQMFLTASSSHQLHHTQAYFLPNSVKNGVGDTGTTCVSTQPTVAILGSGDFSKSLTNRLLRRGFHVVVGSRHPKLAAQSFPHVVDVTHHEDAVGKASIVFLAIRREHYAVLWDLKHLLEGKILVDVSNNRRVNQYPESNAEYLASLLPDSIVVKGFNVISAWAMQQSCPKDASTQVFICSDSVEARQQIMELARQLNFQPMDMGTLSSSRDIENMPIQLFPGWRGPVLAAVALSIFFFAYSFVRDIIHPYVKYKQSDFYKIPIEIVNRTLPTVAITLLALVYLAGQLAAAHQLYYGTKYRHFPHWLEGWLQSRKQMGLLSFFLAAVHVLYSLCLPMRRSERYLMLNTAYQQVHANVENAWNEEEVWRVEMYVSFGIMSLGLLSLLAITSIPSVHSMLNWREFSFIQSTLGYIALLIATFHGLLFGWKRAFEEEAYRFYLPPSFVVALALPVCVILGKVVILLPCVACKLHRIRRGMDSCQYRCQRLEPVGSAAHVSPERVTIM, encoded by the exons ATGGACTCTATCTCTATGATGGGTGGAAGCAGGAGCCAAATGTTCctcacagcctcctcctctcaccagcTCCATCACACCCAGGCCTATTTCCTGCCCAACAGCGTTAAGAATGGAGTTGGAGACACTGGCACCACTTGTGTGTCTACCCAGCCTACAGTGGCCATCCTGGGCTCAGGTGACTTCTCCAAGAGCCTGACCAACCGCCTGCTGCGCCGTGGTTTCCACGTGGTGGTAGGGAGCCGCCATCCCAAACTGGCAGCCCAGTCATTTCCCCATGTGGTGGACGTGACACACCATGAAGACGCTGTGGGGAAAGCCAGTATCGTGTTCCTGGCAATCCGACGTGAGCATTACGCTGTCCTGTGGGACCTCAAACATCTACTGGAAG GAAAGATCCTGGTGGATGTGAGTAATAACAGGAGGGTGAACCAGTATCCAGAGTCAAACGCTGAATATCTGGCTTCACTGCTGCCGGACTCTATAGTGGTCAAAGGCTTCAACGTCATCTCAGCATGGGCCATGCAGCAGAGCTGCCCTAAAGATGCCAGCACACAG GTGTTCATCTGCAGTGACTCAGTGGAGGCTCGACAGCAAATTATGGAGTTAGCCCGCCAGCTTAACTTCCAGCCCATGGATATGGGCACCCTGTCTTCTTCAAGGGACATTGAGAACATGCCCATACAGTTATTTCCTGGTTGGAGGGGCCCAGTCCTCGCTGCTGTGGCCCTCTCTATCTTTTTTTTCGCTTACTCTTTTGTACGAGATATCATCCACCCATATGTGAAATACAAGCAGAGTGACTTTTACAAGATCCCCATTGAGATAGTCAATCGGACACTGCCCACTGTTGCTATCACTCTTTTGGCCCTTGTGTACCTGGCAGGCCAGCTGGCTGCTGCCCACCAGCTCTACTACGGTACTAAGTACAGACATTTCCCACATTGGCTGGAGGGCTGGCTGCAGAGCCGGAAACAGATGGGCCTCCTCAGCTTCTTTCTGGCAGCTGTGCACGTTCTCTACAGCCTCTGTCTGCCCATGAGGAGATCTGAGAGGTACCTGATGCTCAACACTGCCTACCAGCAG GTCCATGCTAACGTGGAGAATGCGTGgaatgaggaggaggtgtggaGGGTGGAGATGTATGTTTCCTTTGGGATCATGAGTCTTGGGCTCCTCTCACTTTTGGCCATCACCTCCATTCCATCCGTCCACAGTATGCTCAACTGGAGGGAGTTCAGCTTTATACAG TCCACTCTGGGCTACATTGCCCTGCTCATTGCCACCTTCCATGGTCTGCTGTTTGGCTGGAAGCGGGCCTTTGAGGAGGAGGCCTACCGTTTCTACCTGCCCCCCAGCTTCGTGGTGGCCCTGGCCCTGCCGGTGTGTGTGATCCTGGGAAAGGTGGTGATTCTGCTTCCCTGTGTTGCCTGCAAGCTCCATCGGATCCGCCGAGGAATGGATAGCTGTCAGTACCGGTGCCAGCGCCTGGAGCCAGTGGGTTCAGCTGCCCATGTTTCACCTGAGAGAGTCACCATCATGtga
- the alg14 gene encoding UDP-N-acetylglucosamine transferase subunit ALG14 isoform X1: MFLEGAAFAVLLICLCFMIRLYLVVKTGSELKPGSKGPIAVLVVAGSGGHTTEILRLMGSLCAAYTPRHYVIADTDQMSEEKISTFESSKQHSDSGSQFTICRIPRSREVHQSWSSSVVSTLNALQYSLPLVFRLRPDMVLCNGPGTCVPLCMAGLLLGILGMKKVLIVYVESICRVHTLSLTGKILYPISDYFFVQWSSLKDKYPKSIFLGRVV; this comes from the exons ATGTTCCTGGAAGGCGCTGCCTTTGCTGTTCTGCtcatatgtttatgttttatgatCCGGTTATATTTAGTTGTGAAGACTGgatcagagctgaaacctgGAAGCAAAGGTCCGATCGCTGTTCTCGTCGTTGCAGGATCAG GTGGTCACACCACAGAGATCCTGCGGCTGATGGGGAGCCTGTGTGCGGCCTACACACCTCGACACTATGTCATTGCTGACACTGACCAGATGAGTGAGGAGAAAATCAGCACATTTGAGAGCTCGAAACAACACTCAGACTCTGGGTCGCAG TTCACCATCTGTCGAATCCCACGGAGCCGGGAGGTGCATCAGTCTTGGAGTTCCTCAGTTGTCAGTACGCTGAATGCCCTGCAGTACTCCCTCCCTCTGGTGTTCAGACTCAGACCTGACATG gTGCTGTGTAACGGTCCAGGGACTTGTGTCCCCTTGTGTATGGCAGGACTCCTGCTTGGAATTCTGGGAATGAAGAAAGTTCTTATAGTTTATGTTGAAAGTATTTGCCGGGtgcacacactgtcactcacaGGGAAAATCCTGTACCCGATATCAGACTATTTCTTTGTGCAGTGGTCTTCTCTGAAGGACAAATACCCCAAATCCATTTTCCTGGGAAGAGTAGTCTGA